The Edaphobacter sp. 12200R-103 genome contains a region encoding:
- a CDS encoding glycoside hydrolase family 38 C-terminal domain-containing protein encodes MIVPVRLPAPRTMTKMLFALVFFVCPLIQAQSPKEVSQILQTLSPQSQKTIERLASFENLPVDEWHYHVGDLAHGEDPSLNDSSWPVAKPHSKAPNEAVWYRRLIEVPKTLNGYDLTGARIWFQFRANANGPVPEIVYFNGRRVALGDDLEPIVLFDQAKPGDKVLVAVKLLQTVDTKNFAAVSTRIEFAKGRPNPSDLRLEFLSTAVLLPSLSRQPKQDMATLEKSIGTVDLSALDANNQPKFDASLNSATQQLETLKPTLQQATLHLTGNSHIDAAWLWPVSETVDVVKRTFSTALQLLNEYPDYTYTQSAAAYNDWMATKYPAINDEIKKRIKEGRWEVVGGMWVEPDLNMPDGESQVRSLLIGKRWFQKEYGVDVRIGWNPDSFGYNWQLPQIYKRSGVDYFVTQKMTWNDTNQLPFKLFWWESPDGSKVLTYFPHDYANNNLNPVRLSADLATARQRSPGMEEMMDLYGVGDHGGGPTRAMLDQGNHWAKDNMIVPKMRFGTAQSYFNSVETKLAPESQTWNYSSIAKGYKYPAAEAGKISIPTWDDEMYLEYHRGVFTTQAQHKRNMRESEEQTLNAEKYASLAWLNGNSYPNDQLTDAWKKIAFNGFHDLAAGSGIAIIYKEAQAEFDQVRLETNEISSKSLHALGENIDTKAAGDAPVLVFNPLAWNHTGVTMVNVQLPEASGNGISLLDDHNNVVPTKVLSSDAKTGAYKLLVQAQDVPSLGYKVLHAVAGDKPFKTDLKASDTTMENAFLRVEVDPGTGCITSLFDKKTNFESIAKGACGNQLQTFADLPKNYDAWNIDPGTLDHMTPITEVDSVQLVEDGPMRSVIRVSRTWQKSKFVQDIQLYANSNTVDVINDIDWHETHVLLKAAFPLAASGPMATYEIPYGSIERPTTRDNSWEKARFEVPALRWADLGDGHHGFSLLNEAKYGYDAVGNTLRLTLLRSPTWPDPDADRGHQHFSYALYPHGGSWKQALTERKGYEYNYELRAQQVPPHAGALPLEHSYASVAPDNVVLTALKKSEDDNALIFRVVEWAGKQGDVTFTVPAGATAATETNLMEKPTGSPLTVSGDKVTAHIHPYEILSLRVDYPHPAKQ; translated from the coding sequence TTGATCGTTCCTGTTCGCCTTCCTGCGCCGCGAACCATGACAAAGATGCTCTTTGCCCTGGTCTTCTTCGTCTGTCCTCTGATCCAGGCACAGTCGCCAAAAGAGGTCTCGCAGATTTTGCAAACGCTGTCTCCGCAGTCGCAGAAGACCATCGAGCGGCTGGCTTCGTTTGAGAATCTTCCGGTAGACGAGTGGCACTATCATGTCGGCGATCTGGCGCACGGAGAGGACCCTTCGTTGAACGATTCGTCGTGGCCGGTGGCGAAGCCGCACAGCAAGGCGCCGAACGAGGCTGTCTGGTATCGTCGGCTGATTGAGGTTCCGAAGACGCTGAATGGATATGACCTCACTGGCGCGCGCATCTGGTTCCAGTTCCGCGCCAATGCAAACGGGCCGGTCCCGGAGATCGTGTACTTCAACGGGCGGCGCGTTGCTCTGGGCGACGATCTTGAGCCCATCGTTCTGTTTGATCAGGCAAAGCCTGGCGACAAAGTGCTGGTAGCCGTCAAGCTGCTGCAGACCGTGGACACCAAAAACTTCGCTGCTGTCTCGACGCGTATTGAGTTCGCCAAGGGACGTCCGAATCCTTCGGACCTGCGGCTCGAGTTCCTATCGACCGCTGTCCTGCTGCCGTCGCTTTCCAGGCAGCCGAAGCAGGATATGGCGACGCTCGAAAAGTCGATCGGCACCGTCGATCTTTCAGCGCTAGACGCGAATAACCAACCCAAATTCGACGCTTCGCTCAACTCCGCCACCCAGCAGCTTGAGACGCTGAAGCCGACTCTGCAGCAGGCGACGCTTCATCTCACGGGTAACTCGCACATCGATGCGGCGTGGCTCTGGCCTGTCTCGGAGACGGTAGATGTCGTCAAGCGAACCTTCTCGACCGCGCTGCAGTTGCTGAATGAATATCCCGACTACACCTATACGCAGTCTGCCGCTGCTTACAACGACTGGATGGCTACCAAGTACCCGGCCATCAACGATGAGATCAAAAAACGGATCAAGGAGGGCCGCTGGGAGGTTGTCGGCGGGATGTGGGTCGAGCCTGACCTGAACATGCCCGATGGCGAGTCCCAGGTCCGCTCTCTGCTGATCGGCAAGCGCTGGTTCCAGAAAGAGTACGGCGTCGATGTCCGCATCGGCTGGAATCCGGACTCCTTCGGCTACAACTGGCAGCTGCCGCAGATTTATAAAAGGTCTGGCGTCGACTACTTCGTCACCCAGAAGATGACCTGGAACGATACCAACCAGCTCCCCTTCAAACTCTTCTGGTGGGAGTCGCCCGACGGCAGCAAGGTCCTGACGTACTTTCCTCACGACTACGCGAATAACAATCTGAATCCTGTCCGTCTCTCTGCCGATCTTGCTACCGCTCGCCAGCGCTCCCCCGGCATGGAGGAGATGATGGATCTCTACGGCGTAGGAGATCACGGCGGCGGTCCTACGCGCGCCATGCTCGATCAGGGCAATCATTGGGCGAAGGATAATATGATCGTCCCAAAGATGCGGTTTGGTACGGCCCAGAGCTACTTCAACAGCGTCGAGACGAAGCTGGCTCCCGAGTCGCAGACCTGGAACTATAGCTCCATCGCAAAGGGCTATAAGTACCCAGCCGCAGAGGCAGGCAAGATCAGCATTCCTACCTGGGACGACGAGATGTACCTCGAGTACCACCGCGGCGTCTTCACCACACAGGCGCAGCACAAGCGCAACATGCGCGAGAGCGAAGAGCAGACGCTCAACGCCGAGAAGTATGCGTCCCTGGCCTGGCTCAATGGCAACTCCTATCCCAACGATCAGCTTACAGATGCATGGAAGAAGATTGCCTTCAACGGCTTCCACGATCTCGCCGCCGGATCGGGTATCGCTATCATCTACAAAGAGGCTCAGGCGGAGTTCGATCAGGTACGGCTCGAGACCAACGAGATCTCGTCGAAGTCCCTGCACGCGCTGGGTGAGAACATCGATACAAAGGCCGCGGGAGATGCTCCAGTGCTGGTCTTCAATCCACTGGCCTGGAACCATACCGGCGTGACCATGGTGAACGTGCAGCTTCCTGAGGCCTCGGGCAATGGCATTTCACTGCTGGATGACCACAACAATGTGGTGCCGACCAAAGTTCTTTCAAGTGACGCAAAGACCGGCGCATACAAGCTGCTGGTTCAGGCGCAGGATGTTCCCTCGCTGGGTTACAAGGTGCTGCATGCCGTCGCCGGAGACAAGCCTTTCAAGACGGATTTGAAGGCATCGGACACGACGATGGAGAATGCATTTCTCCGTGTCGAGGTCGATCCCGGGACGGGCTGCATTACCAGTCTCTTCGATAAGAAGACAAACTTTGAATCCATCGCCAAGGGAGCCTGCGGCAACCAGTTGCAGACCTTTGCCGACCTGCCGAAGAACTATGACGCCTGGAACATCGATCCCGGAACGCTCGACCACATGACCCCCATCACCGAGGTCGATTCGGTCCAATTGGTAGAAGACGGGCCGATGCGCTCGGTCATCCGCGTCAGCCGGACCTGGCAGAAGTCGAAGTTCGTGCAGGACATCCAGCTGTATGCCAACAGCAACACCGTCGATGTGATCAATGACATCGATTGGCACGAGACGCACGTTCTGCTGAAGGCGGCGTTTCCGCTGGCGGCCTCCGGTCCGATGGCGACCTACGAGATTCCTTACGGCTCGATTGAGCGGCCTACAACCCGCGACAACTCCTGGGAGAAGGCTCGCTTTGAAGTTCCAGCACTGCGCTGGGCCGATCTGGGCGACGGCCATCACGGCTTCAGCCTGCTGAACGAAGCAAAATACGGCTACGATGCCGTGGGCAATACGCTGCGCCTCACCCTGCTGCGTTCTCCAACCTGGCCTGACCCCGATGCAGACCGTGGACACCAGCACTTCAGCTATGCTCTCTATCCGCATGGCGGAAGCTGGAAGCAGGCTCTGACGGAGCGCAAAGGATATGAATATAACTATGAGCTGCGCGCCCAACAGGTGCCTCCACATGCCGGAGCGCTTCCGCTCGAGCACTCCTACGCTTCAGTGGCGCCCGACAATGTTGTGCTTACGGCCCTTAAAAAGTCGGAAGACGACAATGCGCTCATCTTCCGCGTCGTCGAGTGGGCTGGTAAGCAGGGCGACGTTACCTTCACGGTTCCTGCAGGAGCCACGGCGGCAACAGAGACCAACCTGATGGAGAAGCCCACGGGCTCTCCCCTTACGGTCTCCGGCGATAAGGTGACGGCGCACATTCATCCCTACGAGATTCTTTCGCTGCGGGTGGACTACCCACATCCAGCCAAGCAGTAA
- a CDS encoding HEAT repeat domain-containing protein, whose product MSILTAPAAFCVQPVVATAANPPVTPAVDQRGNDYADGTRAINDGRWSDAEATFTKIAGQGGDRADAALYWAAYAQNKEGQQAKALETCANLGHKFPQSRWIAECDALRIEMQRRSGQPVSPQATGDDELKLLALNALMQQDQARAMPAIQQILNGNGSEKLKERALFVLANSNSPEAEKLIGDIARGQSNPALQVRAIRMYAAIKGKQSAAMLGDVYQHTANEAVKRAILQSYLISGSQDRLLEAARAEQNPALSKAAVQELGAMAAVSALTQLYHDTKDNQIKSSILSSLTASGPRGMDALSEIAKTEQDLELRRKAIRNMGIAGGASAAPQLVKAYQSSSDPESKRSAIEGLFLSRDAHDLVALARAEKNPEMKQMIVSRLSVMHDKEASDYMMEILNK is encoded by the coding sequence GTGTCTATCTTGACCGCACCCGCAGCGTTTTGCGTTCAACCAGTCGTTGCGACCGCAGCTAATCCTCCGGTAACGCCGGCCGTCGATCAGCGAGGCAATGACTATGCTGACGGCACGCGAGCCATCAATGATGGGCGCTGGTCCGATGCGGAAGCGACCTTCACTAAGATCGCCGGGCAGGGCGGAGATCGTGCCGATGCTGCCCTGTACTGGGCAGCCTATGCGCAGAACAAAGAAGGCCAGCAGGCCAAAGCGCTGGAGACCTGCGCGAATCTTGGTCATAAATTTCCGCAAAGTCGATGGATTGCGGAGTGCGACGCGCTGCGCATCGAGATGCAGCGCCGCAGCGGACAGCCAGTCTCTCCGCAAGCCACGGGCGACGACGAACTGAAGCTGCTAGCGCTGAATGCGCTGATGCAGCAGGACCAGGCGCGAGCTATGCCGGCAATTCAGCAGATACTCAACGGCAACGGATCGGAGAAGCTGAAGGAGCGTGCTCTTTTCGTGCTGGCCAACAGCAACTCCCCGGAGGCAGAGAAGCTGATCGGCGATATTGCACGTGGCCAATCGAATCCGGCGCTCCAGGTTCGCGCCATCCGGATGTATGCCGCGATCAAAGGCAAGCAATCGGCTGCGATGTTGGGCGATGTATATCAGCACACGGCAAATGAAGCCGTAAAACGCGCCATTCTGCAGTCATATCTGATCTCAGGCTCGCAGGATAGGCTGCTGGAGGCTGCACGGGCGGAGCAGAACCCGGCACTGTCGAAGGCTGCTGTGCAGGAACTCGGCGCGATGGCCGCAGTCTCTGCATTGACACAGCTTTATCACGATACAAAAGATAACCAGATCAAATCGTCCATCCTCAGTTCTCTCACCGCATCAGGCCCACGCGGCATGGATGCATTGAGCGAGATTGCGAAGACCGAGCAGGACCTCGAGCTTCGCCGCAAGGCCATTCGCAACATGGGAATCGCTGGAGGCGCCTCGGCTGCACCGCAACTGGTGAAGGCGTACCAGAGCAGCTCCGATCCTGAGTCGAAGAGGTCTGCGATCGAAGGTCTCTTCCTCTCGAGAGATGCGCATGACCTCGTAGCACTTGCCCGTGCAGAAAAGAATCCTGAGATGAAGCAGATGATCGTCTCCAGGCTCAGCGTCATGCACGACAAGGAAGCCAGCGATTACATGATGGAGATTCTCAACAAATAA
- a CDS encoding HEAT repeat domain-containing protein, translated as MSKVRPVNTGCRINAGGVPFTWLTGVDPEDSIRFLAQLAGAPSAENRVVDGALASIALHAAPSATAQLSKLAAPANPSRLREKAAFWLGAERGHEGLQVLEKLMATEQDKKLREKLVFDISISRDPAALQDLLTLAKSNADPNVRSQAIFWLGQKAGKKATATLTNAIENDPDQQVKKKAVFALSQLPKDEGIPQLIHVAQTNKNPIVRKDAFFWLGQSGDPRALTFLESVLKQ; from the coding sequence ATGAGCAAGGTCCGCCCGGTGAACACGGGATGCCGCATCAATGCAGGAGGCGTTCCTTTCACATGGCTTACCGGCGTCGACCCCGAAGACAGCATACGTTTTCTGGCGCAGCTCGCCGGCGCTCCGAGCGCGGAAAACCGCGTGGTTGATGGTGCGCTGGCCTCGATCGCACTACATGCGGCGCCGTCAGCAACTGCGCAGCTCTCGAAGCTCGCAGCCCCGGCGAATCCTTCACGGCTGCGCGAGAAGGCGGCCTTCTGGCTGGGAGCTGAGCGCGGCCACGAGGGATTGCAGGTTCTGGAAAAGTTGATGGCGACTGAACAGGATAAGAAGTTGCGCGAGAAGCTGGTCTTCGATATCTCCATCAGCCGCGACCCTGCTGCCCTGCAGGATTTATTGACGCTGGCCAAATCCAATGCCGATCCTAACGTGCGCAGCCAGGCTATCTTCTGGCTGGGCCAGAAGGCGGGAAAGAAAGCTACCGCAACACTGACCAATGCCATTGAGAATGATCCCGACCAGCAGGTGAAGAAGAAGGCAGTCTTCGCGTTGAGTCAATTGCCAAAAGATGAGGGCATCCCTCAGCTGATTCATGTGGCTCAGACCAATAAAAATCCAATAGTGCGCAAAGATGCCTTCTTCTGGCTGGGACAGTCGGGCGATCCGCGTGCGTTGACCTTTTTAGAATCGGTATTAAAACAGTAG
- a CDS encoding RNA polymerase sigma factor gives MEVNDHTIIRMVLAGDKDAYGMLVARHSQNVFRAAFRITGDEADADEVVQEAFLRGFRRLQSFESRSEFGTWIYRIAVNCALNMVNKRKHEAICHIGEETDPVMRQVQVADTAAGPERTLLSREIESLQAAAMASLTATERTAFILRHMEDRSTTEIATALEIAPNAAKQAVFRAVQKLRRSLAPLRVNP, from the coding sequence ATGGAAGTCAACGACCACACGATTATCCGGATGGTACTGGCCGGAGATAAAGACGCTTATGGCATGCTCGTCGCTCGTCACAGCCAGAACGTCTTTCGTGCCGCCTTCCGGATTACCGGCGACGAGGCCGACGCCGACGAAGTGGTCCAGGAGGCCTTTCTTCGGGGCTTCCGGAGACTCCAGAGCTTTGAGTCCCGGTCGGAGTTCGGGACCTGGATCTACAGAATCGCAGTTAACTGCGCACTCAATATGGTCAACAAACGCAAACACGAAGCAATCTGCCACATCGGCGAAGAGACGGACCCGGTGATGCGGCAGGTGCAGGTCGCCGACACTGCAGCCGGGCCGGAACGAACGCTTCTGAGCCGCGAGATCGAATCTCTGCAAGCCGCAGCGATGGCAAGCCTGACTGCGACAGAACGTACGGCTTTCATCCTTCGCCATATGGAAGACCGCTCCACGACTGAAATTGCGACTGCGCTCGAGATCGCTCCTAACGCCGCCAAGCAGGCTGTCTTTCGTGCGGTGCAGAAGCTGCGCCGCAGCCTTGCTCCACTCCGGGTGAACCCATGA
- a CDS encoding cupin domain-containing protein yields MSLVRNEEPKTFTPEPGMRRQVLANTDQLMLIRHFFDADWVGARHSHPHHQLVYVVSGAIRVDVGGKVFDAHAGDSFIVDGGMEHQASALEASEVLDVFTPTREDYRELLK; encoded by the coding sequence ATGAGCCTCGTTCGCAATGAAGAACCAAAGACCTTTACCCCGGAACCCGGCATGCGCCGCCAGGTTCTGGCCAACACCGATCAGCTCATGCTTATCCGCCACTTCTTCGATGCAGACTGGGTTGGAGCGCGGCACAGCCACCCTCATCACCAGCTCGTCTACGTGGTCAGCGGCGCTATTCGTGTCGACGTTGGGGGAAAGGTCTTCGACGCGCACGCTGGAGACAGTTTCATCGTCGATGGAGGCATGGAGCACCAGGCCTCCGCGCTCGAGGCGTCAGAGGTCCTCGACGTATTCACTCCCACCCGCGAGGACTATCGCGAACTTCTGAAATAG
- a CDS encoding GRP family sugar transporter produces MAERTKQHGMSLHGLGVICGLTAGVWLGAAEAPTKLVNAGLSPFAVSLCMVAGVFTARWTFPTLLKGTGYVFTDLMEKKHLIVWALLAGALWAVANTLTVFAIRDVGLAVAFPLWNANSLIGLLWGRVLFKELKGANAANISKVVLGTVAIVVAAVMLGFSTIHGQTSAGHHAVRGILAAAGASLMWGTMYVPYRKAYISGMNPLSFVTAFTVGELGTVFGLTLALDGGLHSPSFQVFHQPGLVFWLFLGGFVWVIGDLFQQFATKYLGIGRGIPLSNTNQLWGLAWGALVFGELAGADARHRLLVITGSIIMILGAMAIGTAVASGREQTSNNEAVLRECERYGLDYNRTLAAQAGDEFGGRDERRRWWDYAIVTAATGFFIWLGSKAIVPPLAMDRRWVAGLGAGLVISLVVGAWTLGRRTRFS; encoded by the coding sequence GTGGCTGAAAGAACAAAGCAGCATGGAATGTCGCTGCACGGGCTGGGGGTGATCTGCGGGCTGACCGCAGGCGTATGGCTGGGTGCGGCTGAAGCTCCCACGAAACTGGTAAATGCTGGCCTGTCACCATTTGCAGTCTCGCTCTGCATGGTGGCGGGAGTCTTTACGGCGCGCTGGACCTTCCCGACCCTGCTTAAAGGTACGGGGTATGTCTTCACCGACCTGATGGAGAAGAAGCACCTGATCGTCTGGGCCCTGTTGGCAGGCGCCTTGTGGGCCGTGGCCAATACGCTCACGGTATTTGCCATTCGCGATGTCGGCCTGGCAGTCGCCTTTCCTCTGTGGAATGCCAACTCCCTGATCGGGCTGCTCTGGGGCCGCGTTCTCTTTAAAGAGCTGAAGGGGGCAAACGCCGCCAACATTAGTAAGGTCGTTCTGGGAACAGTCGCTATTGTGGTCGCCGCGGTGATGCTGGGCTTCAGCACCATTCACGGACAGACCTCCGCCGGGCATCACGCTGTGCGCGGAATCCTCGCCGCTGCCGGCGCCAGCCTGATGTGGGGAACGATGTATGTCCCCTACCGCAAGGCATACATCAGCGGGATGAATCCGCTGTCGTTCGTGACAGCATTTACGGTTGGAGAGCTTGGAACCGTCTTCGGGCTTACGCTCGCCCTTGATGGCGGACTGCACTCGCCTTCTTTCCAGGTATTCCATCAGCCTGGCCTGGTCTTCTGGCTCTTTCTTGGCGGCTTTGTCTGGGTGATCGGCGACCTCTTCCAGCAGTTTGCAACCAAGTATCTGGGGATCGGCAGAGGCATTCCTCTTTCAAACACCAACCAACTCTGGGGACTGGCGTGGGGCGCGCTGGTCTTCGGCGAGTTGGCCGGTGCGGACGCAAGGCATCGTCTGCTGGTTATCACCGGCTCCATCATCATGATCCTGGGTGCAATGGCGATTGGAACCGCCGTGGCCTCCGGTCGGGAGCAGACCTCGAACAACGAGGCGGTTCTGCGCGAGTGCGAGCGTTACGGGCTGGACTACAACCGTACGCTGGCGGCCCAGGCGGGTGACGAGTTCGGAGGCCGGGACGAGCGACGGCGCTGGTGGGATTACGCCATTGTGACCGCAGCCACCGGCTTCTTCATCTGGCTGGGCAGCAAAGCCATTGTTCCGCCGCTGGCGATGGATCGACGATGGGTCGCTGGCCTGGGCGCTGGGCTGGTCATCAGCCTGGTCGTCGGAGCATGGACGCTGGGGCGCAGGACGCGGTTCTCCTGA
- a CDS encoding APC family permease, with amino-acid sequence MDINRAGPGVTTEKRPAELERGLSTSSALGLNVIGMVGIGPFVTLPLIVAAMGGPQAMLGWILGAALSFCDGMVWSELGTTYPEAGGSYAYLKHLYGERRLGRVFSFLYAWQILFSSPLSIASGCIGFAQYISFFVPHSVNPLFSARLLGVPLVLSGQTLIAMSACLLALLVLYRSIVAIDKIVRWLGIAVVLTLVFIIFAGFTHFDSKIAFDFPAGAFQLNHAFFIGLGAGLLVAAYDYGGYYSACFLGAEVRDPQRTIPRAVLGSVAIVGTLYLLMNISVLGVLPWREMMHDNGSHARMFTMAVFMERLYGHTAAGIIVILIAVAALCSVFALLLGQSRIPFAAARDGNFPGWFGAIHPRLRMPHHALLTLGAMTMICCIFRLQEVITALVVIRILFQFLLQGLAVLLPKHQRERKVRGFRMPLYPLPALLAIAGFTFILFSRPNFSREIRTAGLILLAGLAVYSIRFLRGRQQINP; translated from the coding sequence ATGGATATTAATCGCGCAGGACCAGGTGTAACGACCGAGAAAAGACCTGCAGAGCTGGAGCGTGGACTCTCGACCTCTTCTGCGCTGGGGCTGAACGTGATCGGCATGGTTGGAATTGGCCCCTTCGTAACGCTTCCACTGATTGTTGCGGCGATGGGCGGACCGCAGGCGATGCTGGGATGGATTCTGGGGGCCGCACTTTCGTTCTGCGATGGAATGGTCTGGAGCGAGCTGGGGACGACGTACCCCGAGGCCGGAGGCTCCTATGCTTATCTGAAACACCTCTATGGCGAACGCAGGCTGGGACGGGTGTTCTCCTTCCTCTATGCCTGGCAAATTCTCTTCAGCTCCCCTTTATCCATCGCGTCCGGATGCATCGGCTTTGCTCAATACATCAGCTTCTTCGTTCCACATTCGGTCAACCCACTGTTCTCCGCAAGATTATTAGGCGTCCCGCTGGTCCTGAGCGGACAGACCTTGATCGCCATGAGCGCGTGCCTGCTTGCCCTGCTGGTTCTGTACCGCAGCATCGTCGCGATCGACAAGATCGTGCGCTGGCTTGGCATCGCAGTGGTGCTTACGCTGGTCTTTATCATCTTTGCCGGCTTTACTCACTTCGATTCGAAGATCGCCTTCGACTTCCCTGCCGGCGCTTTTCAGCTCAACCACGCGTTCTTTATCGGACTTGGAGCGGGCCTGCTGGTTGCAGCATACGATTACGGCGGCTACTACAGCGCCTGCTTCCTCGGCGCCGAGGTGCGCGATCCGCAGCGTACGATTCCGAGGGCCGTGCTCGGCTCGGTCGCTATCGTGGGCACGCTGTATCTGCTGATGAACATCAGCGTGCTGGGCGTGCTGCCCTGGCGCGAGATGATGCACGATAACGGAAGCCATGCGCGCATGTTCACCATGGCGGTCTTCATGGAACGGCTGTATGGCCATACCGCGGCTGGCATTATCGTCATTCTGATCGCCGTGGCTGCGCTCTGCTCCGTCTTTGCGCTGTTGCTCGGTCAGTCGCGCATTCCATTTGCCGCAGCTCGCGACGGCAACTTCCCTGGGTGGTTTGGAGCGATTCACCCCCGGCTGCGGATGCCGCACCATGCGCTGTTGACGCTCGGCGCGATGACCATGATCTGCTGCATCTTCCGGCTGCAGGAGGTCATCACAGCGCTGGTGGTCATCCGTATCCTGTTTCAGTTTCTTCTGCAGGGACTGGCAGTCCTTCTGCCGAAGCACCAGCGCGAGCGCAAAGTGCGCGGATTCAGGATGCCGCTGTATCCTCTGCCGGCGCTGCTGGCCATTGCCGGATTTACCTTCATCCTGTTTTCGCGTCCGAACTTTTCGCGCGAGATACGCACGGCAGGGCTGATCCTCCTGGCTGGCCTCGCGGTCTACAGCATCCGCTTTCTCCGCGGCCGTCAGCAAATCAATCCGTAG